Proteins from one Chroococcidiopsis sp. CCMEE 29 genomic window:
- the gshB gene encoding glutathione synthase produces MKLAFIIDPIHQLDPGHDTSVALMEAAQALGHEVWVTQANLLNVVEGKAWAVLDRVQLKPVQLVEGRWVADATWYQLSDRSLMPLETLDAVFMRTDPPVNIPYLYATYILDCIDSSKTLVINHPQGLRAANEKMYALQFTQVIPETIVSADKQIIRQFVQEKGAAVLKPLGNKAGEGILFLEPGDRNFNSVVELSTLQARVPVMVQTYLPAAKEGDKRIILLNGKPIGAVNRVSTGSDFRNNMATGGTVAKTEITQQEQIICSEIAKTLQRDGLFFVGIDVIGGYLTEINVTSPTGIREIDRLEGTCLGEQVIEWVAQARGDLTNQSVASR; encoded by the coding sequence CTGAAACTTGCTTTTATTATTGATCCCATCCATCAGCTCGATCCAGGTCACGATACTAGTGTGGCTTTGATGGAAGCAGCGCAAGCACTGGGGCACGAGGTGTGGGTGACTCAGGCAAATTTGTTAAATGTGGTAGAGGGTAAAGCCTGGGCTGTGCTAGACCGGGTGCAGCTGAAACCCGTGCAGTTAGTGGAGGGGCGGTGGGTAGCAGACGCTACTTGGTATCAGTTGAGCGATCGCAGCTTAATGCCTTTGGAAACGCTGGACGCTGTATTTATGCGAACAGATCCACCTGTAAACATCCCCTACCTCTATGCCACATACATCTTGGACTGCATTGACTCTTCTAAAACCTTAGTGATCAATCATCCCCAAGGATTGCGGGCGGCAAACGAAAAAATGTATGCCCTGCAATTTACTCAGGTGATTCCAGAAACGATTGTTAGTGCGGATAAGCAGATTATTCGGCAATTTGTGCAAGAAAAAGGGGCAGCAGTTCTCAAGCCACTAGGCAATAAAGCTGGGGAAGGGATTTTGTTTTTGGAACCGGGCGATCGCAATTTCAATTCTGTCGTTGAACTTAGTACGCTCCAAGCTCGGGTACCGGTAATGGTTCAGACCTATTTACCAGCTGCCAAGGAGGGAGACAAGCGGATTATCCTGCTCAACGGCAAACCGATTGGTGCGGTTAATCGAGTTTCTACGGGCAGCGACTTTCGCAACAACATGGCAACTGGCGGCACAGTAGCCAAGACCGAAATTACACAGCAGGAACAGATAATCTGCTCAGAAATTGCGAAAACACTGCAACGAGATGGCTTGTTTTTTGTCGGTATTGACGTTATCGGTGGCTACCTAACTGAAATTAATGTCACTAGCCCGACTGGAATTCGGGAAATAGACCGACTAGAGGGTACTTGTCTAGGCGAACAGGTAATTGAATGGGTAGCACAAGCGAGGGGCGATTTAACTAACCAGTCAGTCGCCAGTCGTTAG
- the grxC gene encoding glutaredoxin 3 — translation MAPKVEIYTWRTCPFCLRAKSLLRRKDVNFTEYSIDSDEAARAQMAKRAHGRRSVPQIFINDQHIGGCDDLYELEWQGKLDQLLAATKGV, via the coding sequence ATGGCTCCTAAAGTTGAAATCTACACTTGGAGAACCTGCCCATTTTGTCTACGTGCCAAAAGCTTATTGAGAAGGAAGGACGTTAATTTCACCGAATACAGTATTGATAGTGATGAGGCAGCACGGGCACAGATGGCTAAACGCGCCCATGGCCGACGCTCTGTGCCACAGATTTTCATCAATGACCAACACATTGGTGGTTGTGACGATCTCTACGAACTAGAATGGCAAGGCAAGCTCGATCAATTGCTGGCTGCTACTAAAGGAGTGTAG
- a CDS encoding alpha/beta hydrolase, whose translation MSVLEGPWKHEYITSNGVKLHYVIQGEGPLMLMLHGFPEFWYSWRHQIPEFAKDFKVIALDLRGYNDSDKPKDTSAYVMSELIKDVEGVIKGLGYDKCVLVGHDWGGAIAWNFAYAHPEMVEQLIILNLPHPAKMAKGLRTPQQLLRSWYIFLFQLPWLPELLIQSLDYQLLEAAFKGMAENKNAFTQADIDAYKDAAAKRGALTAMVNYYRNAFQQRMLSQDWSILEVPTLMIWGEKDIALGKELTYGTDAYVRNLQIKYISTCSHWVQQEQPQLVNQYMREFLAGFRS comes from the coding sequence ATGTCTGTACTAGAAGGTCCTTGGAAGCACGAGTATATCACTAGTAACGGTGTGAAGCTGCATTATGTAATACAGGGAGAAGGTCCCCTAATGCTGATGTTGCACGGATTCCCAGAGTTTTGGTATTCGTGGCGGCATCAAATACCAGAGTTTGCCAAAGATTTTAAAGTTATCGCCCTTGACTTACGTGGGTACAACGACAGCGATAAACCGAAAGATACATCCGCTTATGTAATGTCTGAATTGATCAAAGATGTCGAGGGTGTAATTAAAGGATTGGGATATGATAAGTGCGTCCTGGTTGGACATGATTGGGGAGGTGCGATCGCCTGGAACTTTGCCTACGCCCATCCGGAAATGGTTGAGCAGTTAATTATACTAAATTTGCCTCACCCAGCCAAGATGGCAAAAGGTTTACGCACGCCGCAACAACTGCTGCGTAGTTGGTATATTTTCTTGTTTCAACTACCGTGGCTACCGGAATTACTCATACAGTCGTTAGATTACCAACTGCTTGAAGCTGCTTTCAAGGGGATGGCTGAGAACAAAAATGCTTTCACCCAAGCAGATATTGATGCTTATAAAGATGCAGCGGCTAAACGTGGTGCTTTAACAGCAATGGTGAACTATTACCGCAATGCTTTTCAGCAGAGGATGCTCAGTCAAGATTGGAGTATCCTTGAAGTTCCAACACTGATGATTTGGGGAGAAAAAGATATAGCGTTGGGCAAAGAATTAACTTATGGGACAGACGCTTATGTGAGAAACTTGCAGATCAAATACATTTCTACCTGTAGCCACTGGGTGCAGCAGGAGCAGCCCCAGCTAGTAAATCAGTATATGCGAGAATTTCTGGCAGGCTTTCGTTCCTAA
- a CDS encoding DUF1206 domain-containing protein has protein sequence MTQQLTKNPSLWVERLARFGYAAKGVVYGIVGLLAAQAALGTGGRTTDTQGALQEIVLQPFGKFLLGVVALGLIGYVVWRFVQAIKDPENKGTDAKALAQRLGYAGNGLIYAGLALSAVQLILGSDGGNSNSTEDWTARLLSQPFGQWLVGTIGAFIIGLGFYQFYKAFTAKFRKELNLAELSHTEQKWVMGISRFGLTARGIVFCVIGFFLIQAAYQSDASEARGLGEALQILAEQSYGPWLLGTIGFGLLAYGTYMVIQARYRRIVAT, from the coding sequence ATGACACAACAGCTAACAAAAAACCCTTCACTGTGGGTTGAGCGACTGGCTCGATTCGGCTATGCAGCCAAGGGAGTGGTTTATGGTATCGTCGGACTGCTAGCAGCACAAGCGGCGTTGGGTACGGGTGGGAGAACTACAGATACGCAAGGTGCTCTCCAGGAGATCGTACTGCAACCTTTTGGAAAATTTTTGCTTGGTGTGGTGGCACTCGGCTTGATTGGATACGTAGTTTGGCGTTTTGTCCAGGCAATTAAAGATCCTGAAAACAAAGGCACAGATGCTAAAGCCTTGGCACAGCGTCTTGGCTATGCAGGTAACGGTTTAATTTATGCTGGTTTAGCCCTCAGTGCTGTTCAGCTCATCCTGGGTTCCGATGGTGGTAATAGTAATTCAACCGAGGATTGGACAGCACGTTTGCTTTCACAACCTTTTGGTCAATGGCTGGTGGGAACCATTGGGGCTTTCATAATCGGTTTAGGTTTTTATCAGTTTTATAAAGCCTTTACCGCCAAATTTCGTAAAGAACTCAATTTAGCTGAATTGAGCCACACAGAGCAAAAATGGGTAATGGGTATCAGTAGATTTGGTTTGACAGCACGGGGGATCGTCTTCTGCGTTATCGGCTTTTTCTTAATTCAAGCTGCATATCAATCTGATGCTAGCGAAGCACGAGGCTTAGGGGAGGCATTACAGATCCTAGCAGAACAATCTTATGGTCCCTGGCTTTTGGGTACCATCGGCTTCGGTTTGCTCGCATACGGGACTTATATGGTGATTCAGGCGCGGTATCGCCGTATTGTTGCTACTTGA
- a CDS encoding PEP-CTERM sorting domain-containing protein (PEP-CTERM proteins occur, often in large numbers, in the proteomes of bacteria that also encode an exosortase, a predicted intramembrane cysteine proteinase. The presence of a PEP-CTERM domain at a protein's C-terminus predicts cleavage within the sorting domain, followed by covalent anchoring to some some component of the (usually Gram-negative) cell surface. Many PEP-CTERM proteins exhibit an unusual sequence composition that includes large numbers of potential glycosylation sites. Expression of one such protein has been shown restore the ability of a bacterium to form floc, a type of biofilm.) — MNAATLSFDVFEFTGDNAQARLSLDDTGGVVKFTVDNVNPISDIRGVFFNILNDSLLSDLTVTGTSVTGFQFGPAGMVSDLGNGANITPKKFDAGVEIGTPGIGKDDIHSTMFTVSRSSGVALSLAQFVNQDFGLRLTSVGSDRTGSSKLVGTAPSQPVPEPGTMAATGLIVAGYGLLKKKVLKRGV; from the coding sequence GTGAATGCTGCGACTCTGAGTTTTGATGTCTTTGAATTCACAGGTGATAATGCTCAAGCAAGGCTGTCCCTGGATGATACAGGAGGTGTTGTTAAATTTACAGTGGATAACGTAAATCCAATCTCGGATATACGCGGAGTCTTCTTTAACATTCTCAATGACTCGCTACTAAGCGACCTCACCGTCACTGGCACATCTGTAACGGGTTTTCAGTTTGGACCAGCTGGAATGGTTAGTGATCTTGGCAACGGTGCCAACATTACGCCCAAAAAATTTGATGCTGGGGTGGAAATTGGTACGCCAGGCATAGGTAAAGACGACATTCACTCAACTATGTTTACAGTATCTAGGAGCTCAGGAGTGGCTTTAAGTCTTGCTCAGTTTGTTAATCAGGACTTTGGATTGCGTTTAACAAGCGTAGGAAGCGATCGTACAGGCAGTAGCAAGCTAGTAGGAACAGCTCCTAGTCAGCCAGTTCCTGAGCCTGGCACAATGGCAGCTACAGGCTTGATTGTGGCGGGCTATGGACTGCTGAAGAAAAAGGTGCTGAAGCGGGGGGTTTAG
- the ftsZ gene encoding cell division protein FtsZ: protein MTLISTVSPGQPGFPLAINSTNSFNHSGSHFGQNYDSRSVPGEDNQFDDIVPGRVANIKVIGVGGGGGNAVNRMIASDVSGVEFWSINTDAQALTHASALKRLQIGQKLTRGLGAGGNPAIGQKAAEESRDEIAAALENADLVFITAGMGGGTGTGAAPIVAEVAKEIGALTVGVVTRPFIFEGRRRATQAEQGIEALQSRVDTLLLIPNDKLLEVISEQTPVQEAFRFADDVLRQGVQGISDIITIPGLVNVDFADVRAVMADAGSALMGIGIGSGKSRAREAANSAISSPLLESSIEGARGVVFNITGGSDLTLHEVNAAAETIYEVVDPNANIIFGAVIDDRLQGEVRITVIATGFTSEAQATPTSPVRTVSKTRQQTPPPPPPPVVEPPKGKPGLDIPEFLQRRRSPRS, encoded by the coding sequence ATGACACTTATTAGTACTGTATCTCCAGGGCAGCCAGGCTTTCCACTGGCAATCAACTCCACCAATTCCTTTAACCACTCCGGATCGCATTTTGGTCAAAACTACGACTCTAGGAGCGTTCCTGGGGAAGACAACCAATTTGATGATATTGTTCCTGGGCGGGTAGCCAATATTAAAGTTATTGGTGTTGGTGGCGGTGGTGGCAATGCCGTTAACCGCATGATCGCTAGTGATGTCAGTGGGGTTGAGTTTTGGTCAATTAACACCGATGCCCAAGCCTTGACTCATGCATCTGCGCTCAAACGGTTACAAATTGGACAAAAGCTGACGCGGGGTTTAGGAGCAGGCGGCAATCCGGCAATCGGGCAGAAAGCTGCTGAGGAATCGCGCGATGAAATTGCTGCTGCTTTAGAAAATGCTGATCTCGTTTTTATCACTGCTGGCATGGGAGGCGGCACTGGCACGGGTGCAGCACCGATTGTGGCGGAAGTAGCCAAAGAAATAGGCGCTCTGACTGTCGGTGTGGTGACACGTCCATTTATTTTCGAGGGGCGACGTCGCGCTACCCAAGCAGAGCAAGGAATTGAAGCATTGCAAAGCCGAGTAGATACGCTCCTTTTGATCCCAAACGATAAATTACTAGAGGTAATTTCTGAACAAACTCCAGTACAAGAAGCTTTTCGGTTTGCCGATGATGTTTTGCGTCAAGGGGTGCAAGGAATCTCCGATATTATTACAATTCCAGGTTTGGTTAACGTTGACTTTGCCGATGTCCGAGCAGTGATGGCAGATGCAGGTTCAGCATTGATGGGGATTGGGATTGGTTCTGGAAAGTCCCGTGCCAGAGAAGCTGCAAACTCCGCTATTTCTTCTCCCTTACTGGAGTCTTCAATTGAAGGAGCCAGAGGCGTTGTCTTTAACATTACTGGTGGCAGCGATCTCACTCTACATGAGGTAAATGCAGCAGCGGAAACAATCTATGAAGTGGTTGATCCCAACGCTAATATCATTTTTGGTGCAGTGATTGATGACAGGCTTCAGGGTGAAGTGAGAATCACTGTTATTGCCACAGGATTTACAAGCGAAGCTCAAGCTACTCCAACTTCCCCAGTACGGACGGTGTCTAAGACGCGACAGCAAACACCGCCGCCACCTCCCCCACCAGTAGTTGAACCGCCTAAAGGTAAACCCGGATTAGATATTCCTGAATTTCTCCAACGGCGGCGTTCTCCACGCTCTTGA
- a CDS encoding exopolysaccharide biosynthesis protein, with protein sequence MHLRFSQDIKSLLERLATQPLTLADIMAETSERGFSLVIALLVLPFLFPMPPGLTGPLGAGCLLLAVQMALGRRSPWLPKRIAQFKFPRWFVLQLLRNLKRVTSVLEKITRPRLLRLAQSHQVWRLNGVCIAWLTVLLILPIPFTNPIPTMGILLLAVATLEADGLLICIGYVVSALITLLFGFILYALWQAPSLLPNLLQ encoded by the coding sequence ATGCATTTGAGATTTTCTCAAGATATCAAGTCACTGCTGGAACGTTTAGCAACTCAGCCTCTAACCCTAGCTGATATTATGGCAGAAACCTCGGAACGGGGTTTTAGCTTGGTAATTGCATTACTGGTTTTGCCCTTTTTGTTTCCCATGCCACCTGGATTAACGGGTCCGTTGGGAGCAGGTTGCTTGCTGTTGGCAGTGCAGATGGCTTTGGGACGGCGATCGCCTTGGTTACCTAAAAGAATTGCTCAATTCAAATTTCCCCGCTGGTTTGTCTTGCAACTGTTGCGAAACTTAAAAAGAGTCACAAGCGTACTAGAGAAAATCACCCGTCCTCGATTATTGAGGCTGGCACAGAGCCATCAAGTTTGGCGATTAAATGGAGTTTGTATCGCTTGGCTGACAGTTTTACTGATTTTACCCATACCCTTTACTAATCCCATTCCCACTATGGGGATTTTGCTCCTAGCGGTTGCCACTCTGGAAGCAGATGGCTTACTGATATGTATCGGTTATGTAGTCTCTGCTTTGATTACCTTATTGTTTGGGTTTATTTTATATGCACTCTGGCAAGCTCCTAGCCTGCTACCAAATCTACTTCAATAA